A stretch of the Carcharodon carcharias isolate sCarCar2 chromosome 28, sCarCar2.pri, whole genome shotgun sequence genome encodes the following:
- the LOC121270808 gene encoding ras-GEF domain-containing family member 1A-like isoform X2, with protein MRETMPQTSIFPSMLGTSCSGHVQPDMEEKCGDPVYQDGSLVSGSLEVLIEHLVPTVDYYPDRTYIFTFLLSSRVFIHPQELLTKVGQICTKQLEMGTEADKAKVKEFVPKIIQLLTEWTETFPHDFQDEKSMKELKEITHQIAQCDEENPSVKKSISQMTQSLIRNLSTHSQYQEAREIIKPSVADKQTILKPKTQSSQKDILSVCNDPCVLAQQLTHIEMERLTHITPEELVHIFNHMDSMDNHKSCRSDIKKTCNLEACDNWFNRLSSLVATEICRVGKKKQRTRMVEFFIDVARECFNIGNFNSLMAIISGMNLSPVARLKKTWSKVKKAKFEVLENHMDPSSNFSHYRTALQGAVQRSQTAHSNREKIVIPVFNLFIKDIYFLNKIHANRLANGQINFKKFWEIAKQISEFMMWKQVECPFEKDKKIKNYLLTAPVYTEEALYLASFESEGPENHMEKDSWKSLRATLLNRV; from the exons GAAACTATGCCCCAGACATCAATCTTCCCAAGCATGCTTGGTACCAGTTGTAGTGGTCATGTACAACCAGATATGGAGGAGAAGTGTGGTGACCCAGTGTACCAGGACGGCAGTCTAGTTTCAGGGTCCCTCGAGGTGCTCATTGAGCACTTGGTGCCCACCGTTGACTATTATCCCGAT cggACGTATATTTTCACCTTTCTCCTGAGTTCACGCGTCTTCATCCACCCTCAAGAGCTGCTGACAAAAGTTGGGCAGATCTGCACAAAACAGCTGGAGATGGGCACCGAAGCGGACAAG GCTAAAGTGAAGGAATTTGTGCCAAAAATCATCCAGCTGCTGACAGAATGGACGGAAACATTCCCACATGATTTCCAGGATGAGAAATCAATGAAAGAACTCAAGGAGATTACTCACCAGATAGCACAGTGTGATGAG GAAAACCCCAGTGTGAAGAAAAGCATTAGTCAGATGACCCAAAGTCTGATCCGCAACCTCTCGACCCACAGCCAGTACCAAGAGGCACGGGAAATAATCAAACCGTCAGTCGCGGACAAGCAGACCATCCTGAAACCCAAGACTCAGTCCAGTCAGAAGGATATACTGAGTGTTTGCAATGACCCCTGTGTCTTAGCCCAACAGCTCACCCATATTGAGATG GAACGATTAACGCACATCACTCCTGAGGAGCTGGTGCATATATTTAACCACATGGATTCAATGGACAATCACAAG AGCTGCCGCAGTGACATCAAGAAGACATGCAACTTGGAAGCGTGTGACAACTGGTTTAATCGGCTCAGCTCTCTGGTCGCAACCGAGATATGCAGA GTTGGCAAAAAGAAACAGAGGACACGGATGGTGGAGTTTTTCATCGACGTGGCAAGAGAATGTTTTAACATCGGCAACTTCAACTCTCTAATGGCCATCATCT CCGGTATGAACCTGAGTCCTGTTGCTAGGCTGAAAAAAACTTGGTCCAAGGTCAAAAAGGCGAAATTTGAAGTTTTGGAA AATCACATGGACCCTTCCAGCAACTTCTCTCACTATAGAACAGCTCTTCAGGGGGCTGTCCAGAGGTCCCAGACAGCACACAGCAACCGGGAGAAG ATTGTCATCCCAGTGTTCAATCTCTTCATTAAAGACATCTACTTTCTGAACAAGATTCACGCAAACAGGCTGGCTAATGGACAGATTAATTTTAAG AAATTCTGGGAAATTGCCAAACAGATTAGTGAATTTATGATGTGGAAACAGGTTGAGTGTCCCTTCGAGAAGGACAAGAAGATCAAAAACTATCTCCTGACGGCGCCTGTCTACACAGAAGAAG cactttACTTGGCTTCATTTGAGAGTGAGGGGCCAGAGAATCACATGGAGAAAGACAGCTGGAAGTCACTCAG GGCAACACTGTTGAACAGAGTGTGA
- the LOC121270808 gene encoding ras-GEF domain-containing family member 1A-like isoform X3, whose protein sequence is MPQTSIFPSMLGTSCSGHVQPDMEEKCGDPVYQDGSLVSGSLEVLIEHLVPTVDYYPDRTYIFTFLLSSRVFIHPQELLTKVGQICTKQLEMGTEADKAKVKEFVPKIIQLLTEWTETFPHDFQDEKSMKELKEITHQIAQCDEENPSVKKSISQMTQSLIRNLSTHSQYQEAREIIKPSVADKQTILKPKTQSSQKDILSVCNDPCVLAQQLTHIEMERLTHITPEELVHIFNHMDSMDNHKSCRSDIKKTCNLEACDNWFNRLSSLVATEICRVGKKKQRTRMVEFFIDVARECFNIGNFNSLMAIISGMNLSPVARLKKTWSKVKKAKFEVLENHMDPSSNFSHYRTALQGAVQRSQTAHSNREKIVIPVFNLFIKDIYFLNKIHANRLANGQINFKKFWEIAKQISEFMMWKQVECPFEKDKKIKNYLLTAPVYTEEALYLASFESEGPENHMEKDSWKSLRATLLNRV, encoded by the exons ATGCCCCAGACATCAATCTTCCCAAGCATGCTTGGTACCAGTTGTAGTGGTCATGTACAACCAGATATGGAGGAGAAGTGTGGTGACCCAGTGTACCAGGACGGCAGTCTAGTTTCAGGGTCCCTCGAGGTGCTCATTGAGCACTTGGTGCCCACCGTTGACTATTATCCCGAT cggACGTATATTTTCACCTTTCTCCTGAGTTCACGCGTCTTCATCCACCCTCAAGAGCTGCTGACAAAAGTTGGGCAGATCTGCACAAAACAGCTGGAGATGGGCACCGAAGCGGACAAG GCTAAAGTGAAGGAATTTGTGCCAAAAATCATCCAGCTGCTGACAGAATGGACGGAAACATTCCCACATGATTTCCAGGATGAGAAATCAATGAAAGAACTCAAGGAGATTACTCACCAGATAGCACAGTGTGATGAG GAAAACCCCAGTGTGAAGAAAAGCATTAGTCAGATGACCCAAAGTCTGATCCGCAACCTCTCGACCCACAGCCAGTACCAAGAGGCACGGGAAATAATCAAACCGTCAGTCGCGGACAAGCAGACCATCCTGAAACCCAAGACTCAGTCCAGTCAGAAGGATATACTGAGTGTTTGCAATGACCCCTGTGTCTTAGCCCAACAGCTCACCCATATTGAGATG GAACGATTAACGCACATCACTCCTGAGGAGCTGGTGCATATATTTAACCACATGGATTCAATGGACAATCACAAG AGCTGCCGCAGTGACATCAAGAAGACATGCAACTTGGAAGCGTGTGACAACTGGTTTAATCGGCTCAGCTCTCTGGTCGCAACCGAGATATGCAGA GTTGGCAAAAAGAAACAGAGGACACGGATGGTGGAGTTTTTCATCGACGTGGCAAGAGAATGTTTTAACATCGGCAACTTCAACTCTCTAATGGCCATCATCT CCGGTATGAACCTGAGTCCTGTTGCTAGGCTGAAAAAAACTTGGTCCAAGGTCAAAAAGGCGAAATTTGAAGTTTTGGAA AATCACATGGACCCTTCCAGCAACTTCTCTCACTATAGAACAGCTCTTCAGGGGGCTGTCCAGAGGTCCCAGACAGCACACAGCAACCGGGAGAAG ATTGTCATCCCAGTGTTCAATCTCTTCATTAAAGACATCTACTTTCTGAACAAGATTCACGCAAACAGGCTGGCTAATGGACAGATTAATTTTAAG AAATTCTGGGAAATTGCCAAACAGATTAGTGAATTTATGATGTGGAAACAGGTTGAGTGTCCCTTCGAGAAGGACAAGAAGATCAAAAACTATCTCCTGACGGCGCCTGTCTACACAGAAGAAG cactttACTTGGCTTCATTTGAGAGTGAGGGGCCAGAGAATCACATGGAGAAAGACAGCTGGAAGTCACTCAG GGCAACACTGTTGAACAGAGTGTGA
- the LOC121270808 gene encoding ras-GEF domain-containing family member 1A-like isoform X1 gives MEQIGETMPQTSIFPSMLGTSCSGHVQPDMEEKCGDPVYQDGSLVSGSLEVLIEHLVPTVDYYPDRTYIFTFLLSSRVFIHPQELLTKVGQICTKQLEMGTEADKAKVKEFVPKIIQLLTEWTETFPHDFQDEKSMKELKEITHQIAQCDEENPSVKKSISQMTQSLIRNLSTHSQYQEAREIIKPSVADKQTILKPKTQSSQKDILSVCNDPCVLAQQLTHIEMERLTHITPEELVHIFNHMDSMDNHKSCRSDIKKTCNLEACDNWFNRLSSLVATEICRVGKKKQRTRMVEFFIDVARECFNIGNFNSLMAIISGMNLSPVARLKKTWSKVKKAKFEVLENHMDPSSNFSHYRTALQGAVQRSQTAHSNREKIVIPVFNLFIKDIYFLNKIHANRLANGQINFKKFWEIAKQISEFMMWKQVECPFEKDKKIKNYLLTAPVYTEEALYLASFESEGPENHMEKDSWKSLRATLLNRV, from the exons GAAACTATGCCCCAGACATCAATCTTCCCAAGCATGCTTGGTACCAGTTGTAGTGGTCATGTACAACCAGATATGGAGGAGAAGTGTGGTGACCCAGTGTACCAGGACGGCAGTCTAGTTTCAGGGTCCCTCGAGGTGCTCATTGAGCACTTGGTGCCCACCGTTGACTATTATCCCGAT cggACGTATATTTTCACCTTTCTCCTGAGTTCACGCGTCTTCATCCACCCTCAAGAGCTGCTGACAAAAGTTGGGCAGATCTGCACAAAACAGCTGGAGATGGGCACCGAAGCGGACAAG GCTAAAGTGAAGGAATTTGTGCCAAAAATCATCCAGCTGCTGACAGAATGGACGGAAACATTCCCACATGATTTCCAGGATGAGAAATCAATGAAAGAACTCAAGGAGATTACTCACCAGATAGCACAGTGTGATGAG GAAAACCCCAGTGTGAAGAAAAGCATTAGTCAGATGACCCAAAGTCTGATCCGCAACCTCTCGACCCACAGCCAGTACCAAGAGGCACGGGAAATAATCAAACCGTCAGTCGCGGACAAGCAGACCATCCTGAAACCCAAGACTCAGTCCAGTCAGAAGGATATACTGAGTGTTTGCAATGACCCCTGTGTCTTAGCCCAACAGCTCACCCATATTGAGATG GAACGATTAACGCACATCACTCCTGAGGAGCTGGTGCATATATTTAACCACATGGATTCAATGGACAATCACAAG AGCTGCCGCAGTGACATCAAGAAGACATGCAACTTGGAAGCGTGTGACAACTGGTTTAATCGGCTCAGCTCTCTGGTCGCAACCGAGATATGCAGA GTTGGCAAAAAGAAACAGAGGACACGGATGGTGGAGTTTTTCATCGACGTGGCAAGAGAATGTTTTAACATCGGCAACTTCAACTCTCTAATGGCCATCATCT CCGGTATGAACCTGAGTCCTGTTGCTAGGCTGAAAAAAACTTGGTCCAAGGTCAAAAAGGCGAAATTTGAAGTTTTGGAA AATCACATGGACCCTTCCAGCAACTTCTCTCACTATAGAACAGCTCTTCAGGGGGCTGTCCAGAGGTCCCAGACAGCACACAGCAACCGGGAGAAG ATTGTCATCCCAGTGTTCAATCTCTTCATTAAAGACATCTACTTTCTGAACAAGATTCACGCAAACAGGCTGGCTAATGGACAGATTAATTTTAAG AAATTCTGGGAAATTGCCAAACAGATTAGTGAATTTATGATGTGGAAACAGGTTGAGTGTCCCTTCGAGAAGGACAAGAAGATCAAAAACTATCTCCTGACGGCGCCTGTCTACACAGAAGAAG cactttACTTGGCTTCATTTGAGAGTGAGGGGCCAGAGAATCACATGGAGAAAGACAGCTGGAAGTCACTCAG GGCAACACTGTTGAACAGAGTGTGA